One Elaeis guineensis isolate ETL-2024a chromosome 10, EG11, whole genome shotgun sequence genomic window carries:
- the LOC140852216 gene encoding uncharacterized protein, with the protein MYGLTLERSLEAVWIWRVTVHPRIRLFLWKVAWDRLPTLSLLIKRGIELPAACLVCGLEDETTEHALIYCPRACLIWRMAGYPPWGVSYGSWPSPFPDAICQSSSEGSKWGDKLAYIAYQIWLSNNSLIFEDGVVPAC; encoded by the coding sequence ATGTATGGACTTACCCTGGAGAGGAGTCTTGAGGCTGTCTGGATCTGGAGAGTGACAGTCCATCCAAGGATCAGACTCTTCCTTTGGAAGGTGGCTTGGgatcggcttccgaccttgtctCTTCTCATTAAGCGTGGCATAGAGCTGCCGGCAGCTTGTCTGGTATGTGGGCTGGAGGATGAGACAACTGAGCATGCCCTGATCTACTGCCCAAGGGCATGCTTGATTTGGAGGATGGCGGGCTACCCACCATGGGGAGTATCTTATGGGTCTTGGCCATCCCCATTCCCTGATGCAATTTGCCAGAGCTCATCTGAGGGTAGCAAATGGGGTGATAAGCTTGCATACATTGCTTATCAGATCTGGTTGTCCAACAATAGCTTGATTTTTGAGGATGGAGTCGTTCCAGCATGTTAG
- the LOC105052414 gene encoding protein LURP-one-related 8-like, protein MHRIHPTEGKIDVGELATTSKSPSVWTVWNKSSMAFPGTDGFSVYDSNGRLAFRVDNYSRRHNCFTGELLLMDGNGRALMALRPQILSMHGRWSGFKGDDGLKTKTRYHVFSMRRRSIFQSGDKAEVFIGSPNDQSPTPTFQIEGYFRRRCCKIRDSKGKEVAQICPKKANNSVMLGNDVFSLVIQPEVECELIMAFLIIMDRICQKPFTPWICP, encoded by the exons ATGCATAGAATACACCCTACAGAGGGCAAGATTGATGTTGGAGAGCTTGCAACGACAAGCAAGAGTCCATCAGTGTGGACAGTGTGGAATAAGTCCAGCATGGCTTTCCCGGGAACTGATGGGTTCTCGGTTTATGATAGCAATGGAAGACTGGCTTTTAGAGTTGACAACTACTCAAGAAGGCACAACTGCTTCACAGGGGAACTCCTCCTCATGGATGGAAATGGGAGGGCCCTTATGGCTCTAAGGCCTCAG ATTCTAAGCATGCATGGTCGATGGAGTGGGTTCAAAGGTGATGATGGCTTGAAAACGAAGACTAGATATCATGTTTTTTCGATGAGGCGGCGATCAATCTTCCAAAGCGGCGACAAGGCAGAGGTATTCATAGGCAGTCCCAATGATCAATCTCCAACACCCACTTTCCAAATTGAAGGTTACTTCAGGAGAAGATGTTGCAAGATCCGGGACAGCAAGGGCAAGGAAGTGGCTCAGATATGTCCCAAGAAGGCAAACAACTCAGTCATGCTCGGCAACGATGTGTTCAGCCTGGTGATTCAGCCAGAAGTTGAATGTGAGCTGATAATGGCATTCCTCATCATCATGGACCGCATTTGTCAAAAGCCGTTCACACCTTGGATTTGTCCTTGA